Proteins found in one Chloroflexota bacterium genomic segment:
- a CDS encoding FHA domain-containing protein produces the protein MSWRVAAVVLALVVGIGWGLGARTTDVARAQQAPVEIFLTQFNYDPPTGTYYVLVSISDPSRVGDLDPRLLDLQTGENVRFGDTVPVTGAEMDFHLPTDQLLQGRKYRLAIRAFQPGTTTYLRRPTQNPSEDPLVFASQEFTYNPPQLAPVAFSVDGVSADFPRHVLRIAVNHSDTQKPLRYEAVIVDKLGGVVGRVAQTNLVDQNGIVEAPLPVAMERTDDAAEYHLTFRLYTADNNKLVGEQKKDFILPAPPNPNIVERLTIALGEYPWLRWSIAGIAAVLVIAYLVRAFWPRKRKPMPRPQNLEPVYLRPAPVAAVPAAPEPAVAPSEASIRAEAPTVDVAPASRVPLTVAVDEGTAVLVVTTEPAKGQEFLLAETTATLGRAGDNTIVIADDFVSRRHAKIVRQGEQYLWSDFEGVTQPSTINGGVVSGSAALHDGDRIEVGKTGLVFRMAQTIHADNRAAAPLRARVGERSAG, from the coding sequence ATGTCGTGGCGTGTCGCGGCGGTCGTCCTGGCGCTCGTCGTGGGGATCGGATGGGGGCTCGGCGCCCGGACGACCGACGTAGCGCGAGCGCAGCAGGCGCCCGTCGAGATCTTTTTGACCCAGTTCAACTACGATCCGCCGACCGGGACGTACTACGTGCTGGTCAGCATTAGCGATCCCAGCCGGGTGGGGGATCTCGACCCCAGGCTCCTCGACCTCCAGACGGGCGAGAACGTTCGCTTCGGGGATACGGTACCCGTGACGGGGGCGGAGATGGATTTCCACCTCCCGACCGATCAGCTGCTCCAGGGCCGGAAATACCGGCTCGCGATCCGAGCGTTTCAGCCGGGCACGACGACGTATCTGCGCCGGCCGACCCAGAATCCTTCCGAGGACCCGCTGGTCTTCGCCAGCCAGGAGTTCACCTACAACCCGCCCCAGCTCGCGCCCGTCGCGTTTTCCGTCGACGGCGTGAGCGCGGACTTCCCCCGCCACGTGCTGCGGATAGCCGTGAACCACTCGGACACACAGAAGCCGCTGAGGTACGAGGCGGTCATCGTCGACAAGCTGGGGGGTGTCGTGGGCCGGGTGGCGCAGACGAATCTGGTCGATCAAAACGGCATCGTGGAAGCTCCATTGCCGGTCGCCATGGAACGGACCGACGACGCCGCGGAGTATCACCTCACGTTTCGCCTGTACACCGCCGACAACAACAAGCTGGTCGGCGAGCAGAAGAAGGACTTCATCCTCCCAGCGCCGCCGAACCCGAACATCGTCGAGCGCCTCACCATCGCCCTCGGCGAGTACCCGTGGCTCCGTTGGAGTATCGCCGGCATAGCGGCTGTCCTGGTCATCGCGTATCTCGTGCGCGCCTTCTGGCCGCGGAAGCGCAAGCCGATGCCGCGGCCACAGAACCTCGAGCCCGTGTACCTCCGACCCGCACCGGTGGCGGCGGTTCCCGCCGCGCCCGAGCCTGCGGTGGCGCCATCCGAGGCGTCGATTCGCGCTGAAGCGCCCACCGTCGACGTCGCACCCGCGTCACGCGTGCCGCTCACCGTGGCCGTGGACGAGGGGACGGCGGTGCTCGTCGTGACCACGGAGCCGGCCAAGGGACAGGAGTTCCTGCTGGCCGAGACTACCGCCACGCTGGGCAGGGCCGGCGACAACACCATCGTCATCGCCGATGATTTCGTCTCGCGCCGGCACGCCAAGATCGTGCGGCAGGGCGAACAGTATCTCTGGAGCGATTTCGAAGGTGTGACCCAGCCCTCCACCATCAACGGAGGGGTCGTCAGCGGTTCAGCCGCGCTTCACGACGGCGACCGAATCGAGGTAGGGAAGACGGGCCTCGTCTTCCGCATGGCGCAGACGATTCACGCGGACAACCGTGCCGCCGCTCCATTGCGCGCCCGGGTAGGGGAGCGCTCCGCCGGGTAA
- a CDS encoding peptidyl-alpha-hydroxyglycine alpha-amidating lyase family protein, translating into MIIDVGERRYELVQGWGELPPGWIWGQVGAVGVDSQDHVHVFTRTDHPYMIFDRDGHLIWSWGQGIFEDAHGICIAPDDSVFLVDRLPQVVLKFTNDGRHLLSVGRRHKPSDTGYTPEDPVVKYAGPPFHHPTDVGLSPNGDFYVSDGYRNCRVHKYSADGTLLFSWGEPGEGPGQFRLVHSVWEHKGKVYVADRSNNRIQIFTPSGEFLGIWPGFLSPCKIYVDSEDVMYVAELGGRVSILDLEGNVLGRWGGERTHEPGLFWGPHGIWVDSQGSIYVSEVLEGARLQKFARRR; encoded by the coding sequence ATGATCATCGACGTGGGAGAGCGGCGGTACGAGCTGGTTCAGGGGTGGGGCGAGCTGCCCCCGGGATGGATTTGGGGCCAGGTTGGGGCTGTTGGGGTCGACTCTCAGGACCACGTCCACGTATTCACCCGAACCGACCATCCGTATATGATCTTCGATCGCGATGGCCACCTCATCTGGTCGTGGGGACAGGGCATTTTTGAGGATGCCCACGGCATCTGCATCGCGCCGGACGACAGCGTGTTCCTCGTCGATCGCCTGCCCCAGGTGGTTCTGAAGTTCACCAACGACGGGCGGCACCTCCTATCGGTCGGCAGGCGACACAAGCCCTCCGACACGGGATACACCCCGGAGGACCCGGTGGTGAAATACGCCGGCCCGCCGTTCCATCACCCCACGGACGTGGGGCTCTCGCCGAACGGGGACTTTTACGTTTCCGATGGCTACCGCAATTGCCGGGTGCACAAGTACTCCGCGGACGGCACGCTCCTCTTCTCGTGGGGAGAGCCCGGGGAGGGGCCCGGCCAGTTCCGCCTCGTTCACAGCGTCTGGGAGCACAAGGGGAAGGTGTACGTCGCGGATCGGTCGAACAATCGAATCCAGATCTTTACACCCTCAGGCGAGTTCCTGGGAATCTGGCCGGGCTTTCTCTCCCCCTGCAAGATCTACGTCGACTCGGAGGATGTCATGTACGTCGCCGAGCTGGGCGGGCGGGTGAGCATTCTTGACCTGGAGGGCAACGTCCTCGGCCGCTGGGGCGGCGAGCGGACCCATGAGCCCGGGCTCTTCTGGGGCCCCCACGGGATCTGGGTGGACTCGCAGGGGTCGATCTACGTGTCCGAGGTGCTGGAGGGCGCTCGGCTGCAGAAATTCGCTCGGCGGAGGTAG